A part of Candidatus Rokuibacteriota bacterium genomic DNA contains:
- a CDS encoding tripartite tricarboxylate transporter TctB family protein → MLHRGDLASGCIGFVFALAVCFGARAMPMGSIRDPGAGFMPFWVGAALAAMSLVLMSSVFLPLRKFVAPKTGELNRYQVAWMVGGLLFYGLALEPLGYLVTTFLLLGALLWILGERRWLSAVAFSALVTGASYALFGLWLGVPLPGGIIAR, encoded by the coding sequence GTGCTCCACCGGGGCGACCTCGCAAGCGGGTGCATCGGGTTCGTCTTTGCCCTCGCCGTCTGCTTCGGCGCGCGCGCGATGCCTATGGGAAGCATCCGGGACCCGGGTGCCGGATTCATGCCGTTCTGGGTGGGTGCCGCGCTGGCGGCGATGTCGCTCGTCCTGATGTCAAGCGTGTTCCTGCCGTTGCGGAAGTTTGTCGCGCCGAAGACCGGGGAGCTCAACCGGTATCAGGTGGCCTGGATGGTCGGCGGGCTCCTGTTTTATGGGCTGGCGCTGGAGCCCCTCGGGTATCTGGTCACCACCTTTCTCCTCCTGGGCGCCCTGCTCTGGATCCTGGGCGAGCGGCGGTGGCTTTCCGCGGTAGCGTTCTCGGCCCTGGTCACGGGCGCCAGCTACGCGCTCTTCGGGCTGTGGCTCGGGGTGCCGCTGCC